The Xanthomonas rydalmerensis genomic interval CAGGCCGGCGACCTGGCCGCGGTCGAAGCCGAGTTCACCCCGGCGATGGCCAAGGCGGTGCCACCCGACAAGCTGGCCCAGGCCTGGCGCACGCTGTCCACACAACTGGGTGCGCTGCAGCAGCGCGGCCCGGCCAGCGAACGCGAGCAGCACGGGCTGCGCGTGATCGAACAGCGCCTGCAGTTCGAGCGCGGCGCACTGCTGGCGCATGTGTCGATCGACGCGGACGGCAAGATCGCCGGCCTGCTGTTCACGCCCGCACCGCCGCCGGCGCCTCCGCCGCCCGCAGCCGACGCCGGCTTCAGCGAACAGGCGTTTGCGGTCGGTCCACTGCCGGGCACGCTTGCGCTGCCGGCGGGCAAGGGCCCGTTCCCGGCAGTGGTCTTGGTGCACGGCTCGGGCCCGCAGGACCGCGACGAGACCATCGGCCCGAACCGTCCGTTCCTCGACGTCGCCCGCGGGCTCGCCGCGCAGGGCATCGCGGTGTTGCGCTACGACAAGCGGACCTTCGCCTTGCCGGAGAGCTTTGCCGGGCGCATCAACGCGGGGTTCACCATGGACGACGAGACCACCGACGACGCCGTCGCCGCGGTGGCGGCGCTGGCGCGCACGCCCGGCATCGACCCTGCGCGGATCGTGGTGATGGGCCACAGCCAGGGCGGCATGCTCGCCGCCCGCATCGCACACCGCTCCGGCAAGACCGCCGGCATCGTGCTGTGGGCGGCGCCGGCGCGGCCGTTGCTGGACCTGCTGATCGAGCAGAACCGCTACCTGTTGAGCCAGGAACATCCGCCGTCGCCGCAGCGGCAGGCGGCGCTGGCCGAGATCGAGCGCCGCGTGGCCAAGGTCCGCGGCAGTGGCGAGGTCGCGCGCAGCGATTCGCCGTTGGACGTACCCGCCACCTACTGGCGTGCGTTCGACCAGGTCGACCCGGTCGCCGACGTCCGCGCGCTCGGGCAGCCGGTGCTGTGGCTGCAGGGCGAGCGCGATTTCCAGGTCACCGCGCCGGACTGGCAGCGGTGGCAACAGGCGCTGGCCGACGACCCGCGCGCGACCATGCACCGCTACGCGCAACTCAATCACCTGGGCATCGCCGGCACCGGCGCGCCCGGGCCGGGCGAGTACGCGACGCCAGGCCACGTCGACCCGGCCTTGATCGCCGATGTCGCCGCCTGGGTGCGCGCCCTGCCCGCCAGCCACGGCGCCGCGCCATGAGCCGGCTGCGATCCACCTCGCCCTCGCCGGCACGGCAGTATCCGGTGGCGCCGGCGCATCGGCTGGGTCTGGCGTTGTGGCTGTGGTTGCCGTTGCTGCTGGTGGCCGCGGTGATCGGCGGCTTCGCGCTGCACGCGGCGCAGCCCGGCGCGCTTTGGTGGCATTTCGGGCTGCTGGCGCTGATCGGCGTGGCCGGTACCGCCACCTTCGCGCGACAGCGTGTGCTGCTGCACGACGGTCTGGTGGAAATACGCGCGACCTTCCTGACCAAGCGCGTGCCGCTGACCACGCTGCGCCTGCAGGCCGCGCGCGTGGTCGCGCTGTCCGAGCACACCGGTTTCAAGCCGGCATTGAAGCTGTTCGGTTTCGGCTACCCCGGTTTCCACGCCGGCCACTTCCGGACCCGCGACGGGCACAAGGCGTTCTGCCTGATCACCAGCGACCGCGTGCTGGCCGTTCCCCTGCACGATGGCGGCTGGCTGCTGCTCAGCGTCGAACACCCCAGGCAGGTGCTGCAGGAGTGGCAGACGCTCGCGACGCAGGCTCCCGGCGGCGAAGAGACACGCCGCGCGGCCCGCCGCCTGGCCTGAGTCCGACACGCGTCGCCACGTCGGGCGCTGCCGCGACCGACCGCACAGGGCAACGACGTGCTGCACGCGGTGCGGCACGTTCTCGCGGTTCGCACGCGTCCAATACGTCGAGGACGCAAAGTCGGGCGTTCTGGCGTATGCGAGGCGATATGCTGGAACACCAGCCACGCTCGTCCTCGTCGCCAGCCGCGTGCGTAACGACGACGGCGACGGCTTCGCCCTCCACATGACGCCTCCAGGATCGGCCCGATGGACGACTTAGCGCCACACGAGATTCCCGCCACCGCACCGGCGCTGCCGCCGACGCTGTCCGCGCGGCTGCATGGCCTGCACTGGCACCGCAATCTCGTCGGCGAAGCCGGCGCCCAGGTCTATCGGCTCGCTGGCGCCGGCACGCCGGACCTGTACCTCAAGCGCGGCATCGGCGAGGCGCACGACGAGGTGGTGGACGAGTTCGCCCGCCTGCACTGGCTGCGCGCAATGGGCTGCGTGCCGCGCGTGCTGCATTTCGAGGCCGACGCCGCCGGCGCCTGGCTGCTGAGCGAAGCCCTGCCGGGCAAGACCGCCTACCAGTGGCTGCTGGAAGCACCCGCACAGGCCCAGCGTATCGTGCAGGCGCTGGCCGAGTTCCTGCGCGGCTTTCACGCCACGCCGATCGCCACCTGTCCGTTCGACACCAGCCACCTGCTGCGCCTGGCCATCGCGCAGCGCCGGCTGCAGGCGGGTCTGGTCGACACCGAAGACTTCGACGAGGCGCGTGCCGGCTGGTCGGCGGACGCGGTGTGGCAGGCGATGACCGCGCTGCTGCCGCTGGCCAGCGAGCGCGTGCTGTGCCACGGCGACTATTCGCTGGACAACATCCTGCTCGACGCGCCGGACCACGTCGTCGGCGTGATCGATCTCGGCCGCGCCGGGGTCGCCGATCCGTACCAGGATTTGGCGATCCTGGCCAACCGCCTGGACGAATTCGGCCCGGAGCTCGCCGGCCGCTTCTTCGCCGCGTACGGCATCGCCACGCCGGACCTCACGCGGCTGCAGTTCCACCAGTTGCTCGACGAGTTCTTCTGAACATCCTCGCCGCGCCGCGCAGTGTGCGGCGCGGCCACACGGGCGCGGCTGGACTCCCCGGCGACTGGCCGCCCGCGGTGCTTGGCTCTACCCTGTGCCGATGCGCACCGTTCCCAGCCTGCTGCTCAACACCGAGACCATCGAACTGCTGCCGGCCACGCGATTGCGCGCCCGCAGCAACGCCGACGCGCGGCAGCTCGCGCAGGCGACCTGGCTGCTGCGGCGCAAGCACGACGGGCGCTACCTGGCGACCGCGAACGCACACGGGCTGCACGCGCTGGTGCCGCGGCTGATGCACGAACCCGGCATCGAGGCGGCACTGGATCGACTCGACGCGCTGCCCGCACGCGGCGCGATAACCGCGGACGAGGCCTGGTTGCCGCTGCACGCGCTGCAGGAGCGGCTGGACCAGTTGGGCCTGGCCGCCGATGCCTACGCGCAGCGCACCGGCCTGCCGCTGCAGCCGGAACCGGCCACCCTGCACGCGGCCGGCGACGACCGCTACCGACGCCCGTTGTGGCTGAGCGCGGGCGCCGCACGCGCCTGGCACGCGCTGCGCCATGCCGCCGCGCGCGATGGCGTGGTGCTGGAGGTGATCTCCGGCTATCGCAGCCACGCCTATCAACTGGGCATCTTCGCGCGCAAGTTCGCCCGCGGGCAGACCCTGGAGCAGATCCTCGCGGTCAATGCCGCGCCGGGCTTCAGCGAGCACCACAGCGGGCACGCCCTGGACATCGGCATGCCCGACGAGCCGCCGGCCGAGGAAAGCTTCGAGCGCACGCCGGCCTTCGCCTGGCTGCGCGAACATGCCGGCGCCTTCGGCTACCGGATGAGCTATCCGCGCGACAACCCGCATGGCATCGTCTACGAACCCTGGCACTGGTGCTGGCAGGAGGCCGCTTGCGCATGACCCGTTCCGACACACGCCGGCCGCGCGCCGGCACCGCCGCCTGGCGGGCATTGGCCCTCCTGGCCCTGGCGCTGCCCACCTGCGCCGCCGCGCAATGGCACGACCGGCAGGGCCAGGCCTTGCCCGACAGCGCCGAGCGCGGGCACGACAAGGCCTTCGCTGCCGCGCTGCAGATCGCCGACGACGCCGACTTCGCCGCGTTCGCACAGGAGTGGGGGCAGACCGACGCCGCGCACGCGCCGCAGTTGCGTACGATCGCGCGCGTGCAGCGCGGCCAGTTGCTGCGCGTGGCGCTGCTGTACTCC includes:
- a CDS encoding alpha/beta hydrolase, whose amino-acid sequence is MRRPRLLAPALAALLAPLTTLAAPPQQTASALLDRLQAGDLAAVEAEFTPAMAKAVPPDKLAQAWRTLSTQLGALQQRGPASEREQHGLRVIEQRLQFERGALLAHVSIDADGKIAGLLFTPAPPPAPPPPAADAGFSEQAFAVGPLPGTLALPAGKGPFPAVVLVHGSGPQDRDETIGPNRPFLDVARGLAAQGIAVLRYDKRTFALPESFAGRINAGFTMDDETTDDAVAAVAALARTPGIDPARIVVMGHSQGGMLAARIAHRSGKTAGIVLWAAPARPLLDLLIEQNRYLLSQEHPPSPQRQAALAEIERRVAKVRGSGEVARSDSPLDVPATYWRAFDQVDPVADVRALGQPVLWLQGERDFQVTAPDWQRWQQALADDPRATMHRYAQLNHLGIAGTGAPGPGEYATPGHVDPALIADVAAWVRALPASHGAAP
- a CDS encoding PH domain-containing protein, coding for MSRLRSTSPSPARQYPVAPAHRLGLALWLWLPLLLVAAVIGGFALHAAQPGALWWHFGLLALIGVAGTATFARQRVLLHDGLVEIRATFLTKRVPLTTLRLQAARVVALSEHTGFKPALKLFGFGYPGFHAGHFRTRDGHKAFCLITSDRVLAVPLHDGGWLLLSVEHPRQVLQEWQTLATQAPGGEETRRAARRLA
- a CDS encoding APH(3') family aminoglycoside O-phosphotransferase, whose protein sequence is MDDLAPHEIPATAPALPPTLSARLHGLHWHRNLVGEAGAQVYRLAGAGTPDLYLKRGIGEAHDEVVDEFARLHWLRAMGCVPRVLHFEADAAGAWLLSEALPGKTAYQWLLEAPAQAQRIVQALAEFLRGFHATPIATCPFDTSHLLRLAIAQRRLQAGLVDTEDFDEARAGWSADAVWQAMTALLPLASERVLCHGDYSLDNILLDAPDHVVGVIDLGRAGVADPYQDLAILANRLDEFGPELAGRFFAAYGIATPDLTRLQFHQLLDEFF
- a CDS encoding D-alanyl-D-alanine carboxypeptidase family protein, which codes for MRTVPSLLLNTETIELLPATRLRARSNADARQLAQATWLLRRKHDGRYLATANAHGLHALVPRLMHEPGIEAALDRLDALPARGAITADEAWLPLHALQERLDQLGLAADAYAQRTGLPLQPEPATLHAAGDDRYRRPLWLSAGAARAWHALRHAAARDGVVLEVISGYRSHAYQLGIFARKFARGQTLEQILAVNAAPGFSEHHSGHALDIGMPDEPPAEESFERTPAFAWLREHAGAFGYRMSYPRDNPHGIVYEPWHWCWQEAACA